CCGAGAAGCTCGGCCATCGCCGATCGGGCGGCATCGGTGATGGTGATGGCGTCCCGGCCCGGAGCGAAATGCGAGCTCAGGTTCGAGACCCCCGCCGTCAACGTGGCGGCCATGGCATCGATGACCGATCGGGGAGTCTGCGTTCCTCCAGGTCCATCCAGCCACGCGACTTGGCGGCCGTCCTGGGTTCGAGACAGTGCGGGGAATCGGGATCGAATGGTTGCGAGCATGGAGCGAACGATAGCGCTCGGCCTGCTCGGTGGAACTCGCCCGCGTGCGGCGACCCCCGGTGGCACAATGGCCATGTGCGATACGAGGTCGTCGCCCACACCGCCGATACCGGCATCATCGCCTACGGAAGAACGCTTGCCGAGCTGTTCGAGAACGCCGCGTACGCGATGTTCGACCTCATGTTCGATCTGGCTCCCTTGGTTGCGGCTTCGGAGATCGAGATCGTCGTCGAGGGCGAGGATCTTCAGGACCTGATGTTCGGCTGGCTCTCCGAGCTTCTGTTTCGCTTCGAGGTCGACGGACAGGTGTGGTGCCGATTCCGGGTGGGCATCGAGGGTGACCGGATCCGGGCGCTGGTCGGTGGTACGTCGGCGGCTTCGTTGCCATTGCGAGGATCACCGATCAAGGCTGTCACGATGCACGACCTCGAGGTCGTT
This region of Actinomycetota bacterium genomic DNA includes:
- a CDS encoding archease — translated: MRYEVVAHTADTGIIAYGRTLAELFENAAYAMFDLMFDLAPLVAASEIEIVVEGEDLQDLMFGWLSELLFRFEVDGQVWCRFRVGIEGDRIRALVGGTSAASLPLRGSPIKAVTMHDLEVVRKGPEWAATVIFDV